Proteins encoded together in one Staphylococcus aureus window:
- the pstB gene encoding phosphate ABC transporter ATP-binding protein PstB, whose translation MAQTLAQTKQISQSHTFDVSQSHHKTPDDTNSHSVIYSTQNLDLWYGENHALQNINLDIYENQITAIIGPSGCGKSTYIKTLNRMVELVPSVKTAGKILYRDQDIFDQKYSKEQLRTNVGMVFQQPNPFPKSIYDNITYGPKIHGIKNKKVLDEIVEKSLRGAAIWDELKDRLHTNAYSLSGGQQQRVCIARCLAIEPEVILMDEPTSALDPISTLRVEELVQELKEKYTIIMVTHNMQQAARVSDKTAFFLNGYVNEYDDTDKIFSNPSNKKTEDYISGRFG comes from the coding sequence ATGGCGCAAACACTTGCACAAACTAAACAAATATCTCAAAGTCATACGTTTGATGTCTCACAAAGTCATCATAAAACACCAGATGATACAAACTCACATTCTGTTATATATTCAACACAAAATTTAGACTTATGGTATGGCGAAAATCATGCATTACAAAATATTAATTTAGATATTTATGAAAACCAAATTACTGCCATTATAGGTCCATCTGGTTGTGGCAAATCAACATATATTAAAACTTTGAATCGAATGGTTGAGTTAGTACCTTCTGTGAAAACAGCTGGTAAAATATTATATCGAGATCAAGACATTTTTGATCAAAAATATTCTAAAGAACAATTACGTACAAATGTGGGCATGGTCTTTCAACAACCTAATCCATTTCCAAAATCAATATACGATAATATTACTTACGGTCCAAAGATTCACGGTATTAAAAATAAAAAAGTTCTTGATGAAATCGTTGAGAAATCATTACGTGGCGCTGCAATTTGGGATGAATTAAAGGATAGGTTGCACACAAATGCATATAGTTTATCCGGTGGGCAACAACAACGTGTTTGTATCGCGCGTTGTTTAGCAATTGAACCTGAAGTCATTTTAATGGATGAACCGACATCAGCATTAGATCCAATCTCAACATTAAGAGTAGAAGAGTTGGTTCAAGAACTAAAAGAAAAGTATACAATTATTATGGTTACACATAATATGCAACAAGCAGCTCGTGTATCAGATAAAACTGCATTTTTCTTAAATGGTTATGTCAATGAATATGATGATACTGATAAAATTTTCTCTAACCCATCAAACAAGAAAACAGAAGATTATATTTCAGGAAGGTTTGGTTGA
- the nikB gene encoding nickel ABC transporter permease — MFIIKSMLYRLMQMIVVLFVISTLTFILMKLSPGNPVDKILHLDVAQVSTEQINATKDKLGLNDSLLVQWWHWMNHLLHFNLGKSFESKEPVTQILFNYAPITLLISFSTLVVSLCISIPLGIIAAKRFHKWTDKVIRVISTLSISLPAFFIGIILLFIVTNLMNIDSVILSQFILPVITLSLGMCAYIIRLVRSNLLMLLQSNIVQASRLRGMNERYILIHDLLKPTILPIIPLLGISLGSLIGGTVVIENLFDIPGIGYLLMDSIKSRDYPVIQGCVLFIGFFVVIINTIADLLTLLLDPKQRLQLGNPKIKTNTPLISESSDRHA, encoded by the coding sequence ATGTTCATAATAAAGTCTATGTTGTATAGACTGATGCAAATGATAGTTGTTTTATTTGTTATTTCTACACTTACATTCATTTTAATGAAATTATCACCAGGCAATCCTGTTGATAAAATATTACATCTTGATGTAGCACAAGTGTCGACGGAACAAATAAATGCAACCAAAGATAAATTGGGATTAAATGATTCTTTATTGGTACAGTGGTGGCATTGGATGAATCATTTATTACATTTTAATTTAGGAAAAAGTTTTGAATCAAAAGAACCGGTAACACAGATATTATTCAACTATGCACCCATAACATTACTCATATCATTTTCAACATTAGTAGTGTCGTTATGCATATCTATACCGCTCGGCATTATAGCAGCCAAACGATTTCATAAGTGGACGGATAAAGTGATTAGAGTGATCTCAACACTATCGATTAGTTTACCAGCGTTCTTTATCGGTATTATTTTATTATTTATTGTCACAAATTTAATGAATATAGATAGCGTTATACTAAGTCAGTTTATATTACCTGTAATCACGCTATCTTTAGGTATGTGTGCATACATCATTCGTTTAGTGCGTTCTAATTTATTGATGTTATTGCAAAGTAATATCGTACAAGCATCAAGATTACGCGGTATGAATGAACGTTATATTTTAATTCATGATTTACTAAAACCAACAATTTTGCCGATTATCCCATTACTAGGGATTTCACTTGGCAGTCTAATAGGTGGTACTGTAGTGATTGAAAATTTATTTGATATACCTGGTATTGGTTATCTATTAATGGATAGTATTAAATCTCGAGATTATCCTGTTATTCAAGGATGCGTGTTATTTATTGGCTTCTTCGTTGTTATTATCAATACGATTGCTGATTTATTAACGTT
- the pepF gene encoding oligoendopeptidase F codes for MSQGLPLREDVPVSETWDLVDLFKDDQQYYESIDALVQQANQFHHTYATTLNSIEQINTALAELENILIALDRLSNYAELRLSVDTSNIEAQVLSAKLSTTYGKIVSQLSFVESEILELPEEILQQLEESCPYQHYIKQLIKQKPFQLSASVEQVLATLSPTLNSPYDLYGTTKMLDITFDSFEHDGTTYPVDYATFENDYEDNKDPEFRRKSFKSFSDGIRKYQHTTAATYNMQVQQEKIEADLRGFESVIDYLLHSQEVTRDMFDRQIDMIMRDLAPVMQKYAKLLQRIHGLDNMRFEDLKISVDPDYEPEISIEDSKNYIFGALSVLGDDYTNMLREAYDQRWIDFAQNKGKDTGAFCASPYFTHSYVFISWTGKMAEAFVLAHELGHAGHFTLAQKHQPYLESEASMYFVEAPSTMNEMLMANYLFNTSDNPRFKRWVIGSILSRTYYHNMVTHLLEAAYQREVYHKVDQGESLNAPTLNEIMLNVYKQFFGDAVDMTEGAELTWMRQPHYYMGLYSYTYSAGLTIGTVVSQKIKNEGQPAVDAWLETLKKGGSVSPVELANIAGVDITTEQPLKSTIQYISDLVDEVEKLTDEIEQANN; via the coding sequence ATGTCTCAAGGTTTACCTTTAAGAGAAGATGTTCCTGTTTCAGAAACATGGGATTTAGTAGACTTATTTAAAGATGATCAACAATATTATGAAAGTATTGACGCTCTAGTACAACAAGCAAATCAATTTCATCATACATATGCAACAACATTAAATTCAATCGAACAAATTAATACTGCTTTAGCTGAATTAGAAAATATTTTAATTGCCTTAGATCGCTTAAGTAATTATGCAGAACTACGTTTAAGTGTAGATACTAGTAATATCGAGGCACAAGTATTGAGCGCTAAATTATCTACTACATACGGTAAAATTGTTAGCCAATTATCATTTGTAGAGTCAGAAATACTTGAATTACCAGAAGAAATACTTCAACAATTAGAAGAATCATGTCCATATCAACACTATATTAAACAGTTAATAAAACAAAAGCCATTCCAATTATCTGCGTCGGTAGAACAAGTATTAGCAACTTTATCACCTACGCTAAACAGTCCTTACGATTTATACGGCACGACAAAAATGCTAGATATTACATTCGATTCATTTGAACATGATGGTACAACGTACCCTGTCGACTATGCTACGTTTGAAAATGATTATGAAGATAATAAAGATCCTGAGTTTAGACGTAAAAGTTTCAAATCGTTTAGCGATGGGATTCGAAAATATCAGCATACTACCGCGGCTACATATAATATGCAAGTACAACAAGAAAAAATTGAAGCTGATTTACGTGGATTTGAATCAGTCATCGATTATTTATTACATAGTCAAGAAGTAACGCGTGATATGTTTGACCGTCAAATCGATATGATTATGCGTGACTTGGCACCAGTTATGCAGAAATATGCTAAACTTTTACAACGTATTCACGGATTAGATAACATGCGTTTTGAAGACTTGAAGATTTCTGTAGACCCTGATTATGAACCAGAGATTTCAATTGAAGACTCAAAAAATTATATTTTCGGTGCGTTAAGTGTTTTAGGTGATGACTATACAAACATGTTACGTGAAGCATACGATCAGCGATGGATTGATTTTGCACAAAATAAAGGTAAAGATACAGGCGCATTTTGTGCAAGTCCATACTTTACACATTCATATGTGTTTATTTCTTGGACTGGTAAAATGGCTGAAGCATTTGTCTTAGCACATGAATTAGGTCATGCAGGTCATTTTACATTAGCTCAAAAACATCAACCATATCTTGAATCAGAAGCATCAATGTACTTTGTTGAAGCCCCTTCTACAATGAATGAAATGTTGATGGCCAATTATTTATTTAACACAAGTGATAATCCAAGATTTAAGCGTTGGGTTATTGGCTCAATTTTATCTAGAACATATTATCATAATATGGTTACCCATTTATTAGAAGCTGCTTATCAACGTGAAGTGTATCACAAAGTAGATCAAGGTGAATCTTTAAATGCGCCGACATTAAATGAAATAATGCTAAATGTTTATAAACAATTTTTTGGAGATGCAGTAGACATGACTGAGGGTGCTGAATTAACATGGATGCGTCAACCTCATTACTATATGGGATTATATTCGTATACGTATTCTGCTGGCTTAACAATCGGAACTGTCGTTTCTCAAAAGATTAAAAATGAAGGCCAACCAGCTGTTGATGCTTGGTTAGAAACATTGAAAAAAGGTGGTAGTGTATCACCTGTCGAACTTGCAAACATTGCAGGTGTAGACATTACTACAGAACAGCCACTTAAATCTACAATTCAATATATTTCTGATTTAGTCGATGAAGTTGAAAAATTAACAGATGAAATTGAGCAAGCAAATAACTAA
- the phoU gene encoding phosphate signaling complex protein PhoU — protein MAIIRQRYQEQLDDLIKELRRLGANVYVSIENGIKSLSIDDRGFARQTVKNDKHINQLNYDINERVIMLITKQQPIASDLRMMISSLKIASDLERIGDNASSIANIRLRTKITDDYVLTRLKTMGKLAMLMLKDLDQAFKKKDTVLIREIIERDEDIDDLYSHIINATYLIDNDPFVAAQAHLAARHLERIGDHIINIAESVYFYLTGTHYEQ, from the coding sequence ATGGCAATAATTAGACAACGATATCAGGAGCAACTTGATGATTTAATAAAAGAATTACGTCGGTTAGGTGCAAATGTCTATGTGAGTATTGAAAATGGTATAAAATCATTAAGTATTGACGATAGAGGCTTTGCACGACAAACAGTTAAAAACGATAAACATATCAATCAATTAAATTATGATATTAATGAGCGAGTTATCATGTTAATTACAAAGCAACAGCCCATTGCGAGTGATTTGCGTATGATGATTTCTTCATTAAAAATCGCCTCCGATTTAGAAAGAATAGGAGATAATGCCTCGAGTATTGCCAATATTCGATTGCGTACAAAGATTACAGATGATTATGTGTTAACCCGTTTAAAGACAATGGGTAAATTAGCTATGTTAATGTTAAAGGACTTAGATCAAGCATTTAAAAAGAAAGATACCGTATTAATAAGAGAAATAATTGAGCGTGATGAAGATATCGATGACTTATATAGTCATATTATTAACGCAACGTATCTTATTGATAACGATCCATTTGTCGCTGCACAAGCTCATTTAGCAGCAAGACATTTAGAACGTATTGGTGATCATATTATTAACATCGCTGAAAGTGTTTATTTTTATTTAACAGGTACACATTACGAACAATAA